A section of the Rhipicephalus sanguineus isolate Rsan-2018 chromosome 11, BIME_Rsan_1.4, whole genome shotgun sequence genome encodes:
- the LOC119375302 gene encoding uncharacterized protein LOC119375302, producing the protein MCRHKKATCHKCRKKGHLARRCSSGRGNPSGTYAVKELDGSEEEMLYALVAHSYSSNEFVRPFERDFIWEGPKLRMLVDTGSTISVIPKGVFENHRELWPTLEKTSLRLTCFLGPLPVLGREAMKVKCGNTEVESSLVVVDCDGPLLCGRNTIQAFRNAGMALLEECAPDSVNVVRCDAATAQLVAEFPEIFEERLGCCEGPPVKLHKK; encoded by the coding sequence ATGTGCAGGCACAAGAAAGCGACGTGCCACAAGTGCCGCAAAAAGGGACACCTGGCGAGAAGGTGCTCCAGCGGTCGCGGTAACCCCTCGGGAACTTACGCTGTGAAGGAGCTAGACGGCAGTGAAGAAGAAATGCTCTACGCTTTGGTGGCTCACAGCTACAGTAGCAACGAATTCGTTCGGCCATTCGAAAGGGATTTCATCTGGGAGGGCCCGAAACTGCGCATGCTGGTGGATACGGGGTCCACTATCAGCGTAATTCCAAAGGGAGTATTCGAGAACCACCGTGAACTGTGGCCGACACTGGAGAAGACTTCACTACGCCTGACGTGCTTCCTGGGGCCGCTGCCGGTCCTTGGCCGAGAGGCCATGAAAGTCAAATGCGGTAACACGGAAGTGGAGAGCTCGCTAGTTGTAGTGGATTGCGATGGGCCTCTGCTGTGCGGCCGGAACACCATCCAAGCCTTCCGGAATGCTGGCATGGCGCTACTGGAAGAATGTGCGCCGGACAGCGTAAATGTGGTTCGATGTGACGCAGCCACGGCGCAACTGGTGGCGGAATTTCCGGAAATTTTCGAGGAGAGGTTGGGTTGTTGCGAGGGGCCGCCTGTGAAGCTACACAAAAAATAG